In Desulfurobacterium atlanticum, the genomic window GTGCTTTTTGTTTTCTCTATCTCTGAGAGATCTTTCTTCTTTCTCTTCTCTTTTCCTGATAGGTCGTCTTCTTTTCCTTCTTTTTGCGAGTTCTTCAGGAGATAAAATTCTTATATCTTTCTTTCTTCTATCTTTTGCGCTTTCACTTTTCCTCGGTTTTTTATCCCGCTTTCTTTCTGAACTTTTTTCAGCAGGAACATTTGGTTTTAGAGGTGGAAGCTCTTTCTTTTCTTTTTCAGCGTCTTCTTTTTTTGACAAAGTTTCCACTTGCGTTTGTGGTTTTTCTGTTTTAACCTCTTCTTTTTTTATTTCTTCTTTTTTTGTCTTTTCAGGTTTCTTTTCTATTTTCCTTTCAGGTGGCTTTATAAATTCCTTTACAAGCATCACCTGCTTTTCATCAAGCCCTGATTGGGCATTTTTAACCTGAATATCAAGCTCATTTTTAAGTTTTTCTATCAGCTCCTTTGAACTCATGCCAAGCTCTTTAGCAAGCTGATATACCCTTGTCTTTGCCAAATTTACAACCTCCGAAAATGTTTACCTGTTAAATATAAATGTTCCCCCAATTATATCAACTTCTAAAAGGCATTTTCTATATGATTTATAATTTCTTTTCCATTTTCGGTAGTTATACCTATAAAGTCAAATCTGATTGCATTGTATTTTATCTGCTTTTTCTGAAGGAATTCTATAGCTGTTCTTTTTATCTTTTTTATTTTTGCAGGTGTTATACTTTCTTCTGGGGATACTTGAGAATTTTCTTTTCGGAGTTTGACTTCAACAAATATAATTGTTCTGGATATTGGGTCAAAGGCTATTATGTCAATCTCCCCCGATAAGCTCCTGAAATTTTTCTCTATAATATAGTAGCCTTTCTTCAAGAGATAACGGAAAGCTTTCCTCTCCCCTTCTATTCCAGATTTGACATTCTTTAACCCTCCCAAAGCTCCTCCTGTGGATGGGTGAAATTCCATTTTTAATTATAAGCGAAATGTGCTCTTTTGTTGGATAACCTTTATGTTTTTTAAGATTATAGTCTGGAAAGATAGAATCAAGGGATTTCATAATGTAATCTCTTGTTACTTTTGCAACTATACTTGCAGCTGCGCAGGAGAAACTTTTTTCATCCCCTTTTATAAGGGTTAACTGTTTATCTGAAAATTCCTCAATGTTAAGAGCGTCAGTGATTAGAAATTCAGGCTTTTGTTTGAGGGAGTTTATTGCCCTTTTTACTGCTAATTTTGTAGCGTTTAAAATATTTATTTCGTCTATTTCTATGCTGTCCGCAAATCCTATACCAACTGAAACTGCTTCGTGGATTATTCTTTTAAAAAGTTTTTCTCTCTGCTTTTCTGTGATTTTTTTAGAGTCTCTGTTAAGAAACGGTGTGCTGTTTTTGGGAAAGATAACTGCGGCAGCAACAACGGGGCCTGCTAAAGGACCCCGTCCGGCTTCATCTATACCAGCTATTAGCTTTATTCCCGACTGCCACAGTTTCTTTTCAAAAAAAATTATTTCTTTTTGGTCATCCACTCTTTCTTCTCTTTAATTCTTGCAGCTTTACCTTTACGCTCTCTTAGGTAGTATAGCCTTGCTCTTCTTACTATACCTCTCTTGAGAACTTCCACTTTGTCAATAACAGTAGCATTGAAAGGAAAGATTCTTTCAACACCAATACCGTAGGAAACTTTCCTTACGGTAAATGTTCCGTCTGTTCCGTTTCCTCTTTTCCTGATAACAACACCTTCAAAAGCCTGGATTCTCTCCTTGTCTCCCTCTTT contains:
- a CDS encoding YraN family protein, whose product is MKKGYYIIEKNFRSLSGEIDIIAFDPISRTIIFVEVKLRKENSQVSPEESITPAKIKKIKRTAIEFLQKKQIKYNAIRFDFIGITTENGKEIINHIENAF
- a CDS encoding ribonuclease HII produces the protein MDDQKEIIFFEKKLWQSGIKLIAGIDEAGRGPLAGPVVAAAVIFPKNSTPFLNRDSKKITEKQREKLFKRIIHEAVSVGIGFADSIEIDEINILNATKLAVKRAINSLKQKPEFLITDALNIEEFSDKQLTLIKGDEKSFSCAAASIVAKVTRDYIMKSLDSIFPDYNLKKHKGYPTKEHISLIIKNGISPIHRRSFGRVKECQIWNRRGEESFPLSLEERLLYYREKFQELIGGD
- the rplS gene encoding 50S ribosomal protein L19; translation: MDELMQAVKEKYTAKVPLPDFRPGDTVRVYVKVKEGDKERIQAFEGVVIRKRGNGTDGTFTVRKVSYGIGVERIFPFNATVIDKVEVLKRGIVRRARLYYLRERKGKAARIKEKKEWMTKKK